A single Bacteroidales bacterium DNA region contains:
- the rsfS gene encoding ribosome silencing factor has protein sequence MNKTQKLPDAVIEGMIEKKAKNIVKINFQGIKNAVSDYFIICEAATNKQVAAVSDSVEKNVMKTIKEKPIHKEGIENSEWIILDYFDVVVHIFQTEFRELYKLEELWADAEITKIDVKYTSIEN, from the coding sequence ATGAATAAAACCCAAAAGCTTCCGGATGCTGTGATAGAAGGGATGATTGAAAAAAAAGCAAAAAACATTGTTAAGATAAATTTCCAAGGAATAAAGAATGCCGTTTCTGATTACTTTATTATTTGTGAAGCTGCTACAAATAAACAAGTTGCAGCAGTTTCAGATTCTGTTGAAAAAAACGTTATGAAAACAATAAAGGAGAAACCGATACATAAGGAGGGCATTGAAAATTCCGAATGGATAATATTAGATTATTTTGATGTTGTTGTTCATATTTTTCAAACTGAATTCAGAGAATTATACAAATTGGAAGAACTTTGGGCAGATGCGGAAATCACAAAGATTGACGTAAAATATACAAGTATTGAAAACTAA
- the ftsH gene encoding ATP-dependent zinc metalloprotease FtsH: MSKIPEKNKGKGNKPDNNSLFKGGNKNTIYIFIAIAVVFFILNYVSNQETSVKISQLRFETKMVSKDAVEKVNVVNHEKVEVFIKESYLSDSEFSDISSTGSSGFFGESPHYYFTIGSVEVFEKTMDELENNIERENRVPIHYETRTNVFGELMGWLLPLIIIIVIWIFIFRRMGGGMGGGGGGIFNVGRSKAKLFDGEKTKVKINFTNVAGLEEAKIEVQEIVDFLKNPEKYTKLGGKIPKGALLVGPPGTGKTLLAKAVAGEANVPFFSLSGSDFVEMFVGVGASRVRDLFSQAKQKSPCIVFIDEIDAIGRTRSRGASLGGNDERENTLNQLLTEMDGFDTNTGVIILAATNRADILDPALMRAGRFDRQIHVELPDLTEREDIFKVHIKPLKLDDGVDIQKLSKQTPGFSGADIANVCNEAALIAARKDKESVNHQDFHDAVDRIIGGLEKKSKIITKTEKKTIAYHEAGHATLSWVLEHGHPLVKVTIVPRGQALGAAWYQPHERQITTKEQLLDEMCSTLGGRAAEELIFGKISSGALNDLERVTKLAYSMTAFLGMSEKVGNISFFDSSGRNEFQFQKPYSETTGELIDREVKKMIEEQYQRALKLLTESFEEMKKLAELLLENEVIYFEDAEKILGKRKFNEEYEEEVKKVRKRNIERLKKHEEYLKKKEKAEKEKKEKENKK; the protein is encoded by the coding sequence ATGAGTAAGATTCCTGAGAAAAACAAAGGAAAAGGAAATAAGCCCGATAACAATAGTTTATTTAAAGGCGGTAATAAAAATACAATTTATATTTTTATTGCAATTGCTGTTGTTTTTTTCATTTTAAATTATGTTTCAAATCAGGAAACTTCTGTAAAGATCAGTCAATTGAGATTTGAAACAAAAATGGTTTCTAAAGATGCTGTTGAAAAAGTTAATGTAGTAAATCATGAAAAAGTTGAGGTATTTATCAAAGAAAGTTACCTAAGTGATTCTGAATTTAGTGACATTAGTTCAACAGGAAGCAGCGGGTTTTTTGGTGAGTCTCCCCATTATTACTTCACAATAGGATCGGTTGAAGTATTTGAAAAAACGATGGATGAATTGGAAAATAATATTGAGAGAGAGAATAGAGTTCCCATACATTATGAAACCAGAACAAATGTTTTCGGTGAACTGATGGGATGGTTATTACCATTAATCATTATCATTGTCATTTGGATATTTATTTTCCGCAGAATGGGCGGAGGAATGGGCGGCGGCGGCGGCGGAATTTTCAATGTCGGCCGTTCAAAAGCGAAATTATTTGATGGCGAAAAAACAAAAGTCAAAATAAACTTTACTAATGTTGCCGGGCTTGAAGAGGCCAAAATTGAAGTTCAGGAAATAGTTGATTTTTTAAAAAATCCTGAAAAATATACAAAATTAGGCGGTAAAATACCAAAAGGCGCATTATTGGTAGGCCCTCCCGGAACAGGAAAAACTTTATTGGCAAAAGCTGTTGCCGGAGAAGCAAATGTACCGTTTTTTTCATTATCAGGATCTGATTTTGTAGAAATGTTTGTGGGTGTTGGTGCTTCACGTGTAAGAGATCTTTTTTCTCAAGCAAAACAAAAATCGCCTTGTATTGTATTCATTGATGAGATTGATGCAATAGGAAGAACAAGAAGCAGAGGTGCAAGCCTCGGTGGTAATGATGAGAGAGAAAACACACTCAATCAACTTCTTACTGAAATGGATGGCTTTGACACAAATACAGGGGTTATTATTCTTGCTGCAACTAACAGGGCAGATATCCTTGACCCGGCTTTAATGAGAGCCGGAAGATTTGACAGGCAAATTCATGTTGAACTTCCTGATTTAACAGAGCGTGAAGATATTTTTAAAGTTCACATAAAACCACTCAAATTAGATGATGGGGTTGATATTCAAAAATTATCTAAACAAACGCCCGGTTTTTCAGGTGCAGATATTGCAAATGTATGTAATGAAGCAGCATTAATAGCAGCAAGAAAGGATAAAGAAAGTGTTAACCATCAAGATTTTCATGATGCTGTTGATCGTATTATAGGTGGACTGGAGAAGAAAAGTAAGATTATCACAAAAACAGAAAAGAAAACAATTGCATATCATGAAGCAGGACACGCAACTTTAAGTTGGGTGTTGGAGCACGGGCATCCTTTAGTGAAAGTTACTATTGTTCCGAGAGGACAAGCATTGGGTGCTGCATGGTATCAACCTCACGAAAGGCAGATTACAACAAAAGAGCAATTATTGGATGAAATGTGTTCGACACTCGGAGGCAGAGCTGCAGAAGAATTAATTTTCGGTAAAATTTCAAGTGGTGCATTGAATGATCTGGAAAGAGTAACAAAATTAGCATATTCAATGACTGCATTTCTCGGTATGAGTGAAAAAGTCGGGAATATCAGTTTTTTTGATTCTTCAGGAAGGAACGAATTTCAATTTCAAAAACCATATAGTGAAACAACCGGAGAACTGATTGACCGAGAGGTTAAAAAAATGATAGAAGAACAATATCAAAGAGCTTTGAAACTTTTGACCGAGAGTTTTGAAGAGATGAAAAAACTGGCTGAACTGTTATTGGAAAATGAAGTTATTTATTTTGAAGATGCCGAAAAAATACTTGGTAAAAGAAAATTTAATGAAGAATATGAAGAAGAAGTGAAAAAGGTTAGAAAAAGAAATATTGAACGATTAAAAAAACATGAAGAATATTTAAAAAAGAAAGAAAAGGCGGAGAAAGAAAAAAAAGAAAAAGAAAATAAAAAATAA